In the Juglans microcarpa x Juglans regia isolate MS1-56 chromosome 6D, Jm3101_v1.0, whole genome shotgun sequence genome, one interval contains:
- the LOC121234517 gene encoding uncharacterized protein LOC121234517 isoform X3 has protein sequence MFVKSAFDEVKKNWFLGVDASRSAEHGENQHSLVPAIENNLFSCFGIKNGTSFDRIDLPHDGPLKRQSNYDDSSLPLVESNHNAKENVPIADRYGSSESSRGVLKEKDASFTGVDKDASQQDIIIPEKSLVDAGREVSCDVRMGIKDVADEPCRSLSSNTSRRLVSKIKKTDYLSKETEVTEKHGNCITGNFNNDVDLKCKKSLEEASQVRLHGKRKRKIEKKDEDEDSLEGKTALTCNSNKKNSKAVGTSQHSMGDKLKTNATLETIFTEPVEDVHLSETGSRSGKSKKRRKKSSNSSNQVLGEVPSAGKDAGENSSAAVVIEHKVLGDEPGATSVPRQGVQEAATSELCGISIMEKQVDPVHKVEEINKLPLSLVHKQKANATVERLASEPFQNVHLVGGSDSGSGKKKRKKKSSNPSTQVDAAVPSCEKVVGEESSRVAVGINLEDSSNEPHLDGDIVQDAMTSEHCGLSLKEKQCDPFPEIGEHDKVPDINTCDTSAGNVNSNDDASDEETAVGVGKMKNLKDSCIFELKGFKEPSSLRNDIELSRPENGVPNDEDDCETGLTNRVYVERESSHNRVSKGILSEKFKPPSQNETDMNAIEVIATSESLNGTGILKDRKSVKKGRKKRKIEDSVEGTLMKSRLEHAKCSEHDISSTEPHKTINGDDSCKDKQEERDFSPVKGKEVSKSKTVGTRVLGAGWETGEVNGDEVESLQHISKAQANSESTDDKMRKKLSKTKTVKASLFSTGRETCNALEDEVDSFQKIGKTQANAENVDEKMKRKFKKKKNSAAQDTGHHSSTPLADTQRKAEASSKMRNENQGSEGRLLASNTITMQLQGSVSKDECAKHMLHLGKNQILKISRSEDSVGGKPIKSGVEHVKSSEHDIFSSHFCETVIGDHSSVNAKKETNISRTKGKASKAKTLITTLFGAGQETSDVNVDGVESSLHNSETQADAENGNEKMRKKSKKKLNSATKSLPVREDGHRDPIRSTNNQSAVEASTKMKNEKEGNGGKSEAGKSSTTIQLLGSLSKDERAEHKLQPENKLLKVSMRSGTIAPLIGKSDKLTSLPEDTRRLSIADAELTSINSEKKSEAFAVSKFNLGNSKKTVDQNKLGNKSQSGVGQAVRKACLNDAGEVVNRSEHDKSLLAKSGTIFNDYSSGSSEDDGVRNSDSSTRTPSAISFSSDYSDGESNANLNSPQHGSYDSKTKNSGGRSIRKAKSSSRAKSLTLDTILRSSSRYKKAKQTAVQSELEDTESQPVDYVPDSLVDI, from the exons ATGTTTGTAAAAAGTGCTTTTGATGAGGTCAAGAAGAATTGGTTTCTTGGTGTTGATGCTTCTCGTTCGGCGGAGCATGGTGAAAATCAACATTCCCTTGTTCCTGCCATTGAAAACAATCTATTTAGCTGTTTTGGCATCAAGAATGGTACTTCTTTTGATAGGATTGATCTTCCTCATGATGGTCCACTGAAAAGGCAATCCAATTATGATGATTCATCACTGCCGCTAGTTGAGAGCAACCATAATGCGAAAGAGAATGTTCCTATTGCTGACCGTTATGGTTCCAGTGAATCTAGCAGAGGAGTTTTGAAAGAAAAGGATGCTTCATTTACTGGAGTTGACAAAGATGCATCACAGCAGGATATTATAATTCCAGAAAAGTCCCTAGTTGATGCAGGTAGAGAAGTTTCATGTGATGTGAGGATGGGAATAAAAGACGTTGCTGATGAACCTTGCAGAAGTTTGTCTTCCAATACAAGTAGGAGGTTGGTTTCTAAAATAAAGAAGACTGACTATCTGAGCAAGGAGACTGAAGTTACAGAAAAACATGGAAATTGCATAACTGGAAATTTCAATAATGATGTTGATTTGAAATGCAAGAAGTCTTTGGAGGAAGCTTCACAAGTGAGACTTCATGGAAAGAGAAAGCGTAAGATTGAAAAGAAAGACGAAGATGAAGATTCGTTGGAAGGAAAGACAGCTTTGACTTgcaattctaataaaaaaaactccaaggCAGTGGGTACATCTCAGCACTCCATGGGGGACAAACTGAAGACCAATGCCACCTTAGAGACTATATTTACTGAACCAGTTGAGGATGTCCATTTGTCGGAAACTGGTTCAAGAAGTGGGAAGAGTAAGAAAAGGCGAAAGAAATCTTCAAATTCTAGTAATCAAGTGCTGGGTGAAGTTCCTTCTGCTGGGAAAGATGCTGGAGAAAATTCTAGTGCTGCTGTGGTAATTGAACACAAGGTTTTAGGTGACGAACCTGGTGCAACATCAGTTCCTAGACAAGGTGTCCAGGAGGCTGCAACTTCTGAACTTTGTGGAATCTCTATAATGGAAAAGCAGGTTGATCCAGTCCATAAAGTggaagaaattaataaattaccCCTTTCATTAGTGCACAAACAGAAGGCAAATGCCACTGTTGAACGTTTAGCTTCTGAACCTTTCCAGAATGTACATTTGGTAGGAGGAAGTGACTCAGGcagtgggaaaaagaaaaggaaaaagaaatcttCAAATCCCTCTACTCAAGTAGATGCTGCTGTTCCATCTTGTGAGAAAGTTGTTGGGGAAGAAAGTTCTAGGGTTGCTGTGGGAATTAATCTGGAGGATTCAAGTAATGAACCACATTTAGATGGAGACATTGTTCAGGATGCAATGACTTCTGAACACTGTGGGCTCTCTCTGAAGGAAAAGCAGTGTGATCCCTTCCCTGAAATTGGGGAACATGATAAAGTGCCAG ATATCAACACGTGTGACACTAGTGCTGGGAATGTCAATAGCAATGACGATGCATCTGATGAAGAAACAGCAGTTGGAgttggaaaaatgaaaaatttgaaggATAGTTGTATTTTTGAGTTGAAAGGATTCAAAGAGCCTAGTAGTCTCCGAAATGACATTGAGCTTTCCAGGCCCGAGAATGGTGTCCCTAATGATGAGGATGATTGTGAAACTGGTTTGACTAATAGAGTTTATGTGGAAAGAGAATCATCACATAATAGAGTCTCAAAAGGAATACTGTCAGAAAAGTTCAAACCACCCAGTCAGAATGAAACAGACATGAATGCTATAGAAGTGATTGCCACTTCTGAATCGTTAAATGGGACTGGAATCCTAAAGGATAGGAAATCAGTTaagaaaggaaggaagaagaggaaaattgAGGATTCAGTTGAAGGGACACTAATGAAATCTCGTCTTGAGCATGCTAAATGTTCTGAACATGACATATCTTCAACTGAGCCTCATAAAACTATAAATGGTGATGACAGTTGCAAAgataagcaagaagaaagggaTTTTTCTCCAGTAAAGGGGAAAGaagtatcaaaatcaaaaacagtTGGTACTCGTGTTCTGGGTGCCGGTTGGGAAACTGGTGAGGTCAATGGAGATGAGGTGGAGTCCTTGCAGCATATCAGCAAAGCCCAAGCAAATTCAGAGAGTACGGATgacaaaatgagaaagaaattatcaaaaacaaaaacagtaaAGGCTTCTCTTTTTTCTACAGGAAGGGAAACCTGTAATGCCCTTGAAGATGAGGTAGATTCCTTCCAGAAAATTGGCAAAACTCAAGCAAATGCAGAGAATGTggatgagaaaatgaaaaggaaatttaagaagaaaaagaattctGCTGCTCAAGACACTGGTCATCACAGTTCAACGCCTTTAGCTGATACTCAAAGGAAGGCAGAAGCTTCGTctaaaatgagaaatgagaatcAAGGAAGTGAAGGAAGATTGCTTGCCAGCAACACTATCACCATGCAATTACAAGGATCAGTATCAAAGGATGAATGTGCAAAGCACATGCTTCACCTTGGAAAGAAccagattttaaaaatttccaGAAGCGAGGATTCAGTTGGAGGAAAACCGATTAAATCAGGTGTAGAGCACGTCAAAAGTTCTGAACATGACATATTTTCATCACACTTTTGTGAAACTGTAATTGGTGACCATTCCAGTGTGAATGCTAAAAAAGAAACCAATATTTCTCGAACAAAGGGAAAGGCATCAAAAGCAAAAACATTAATTACTACCCTTTTTGGTGCTGGTCAGGAAACTAGTGATGTCAATGTAGATGGGGTGGAGTCCTCGCTGCATAACAGTGAAACTCAGGCAGATGCAGAGAATGGtaatgaaaaaatgagaaagaaatctAAGAAGAAACTAAATTCTGCTACAAAGAGCCTTCCAGTTCGAGAAGATGGTCATAGGGATCCAATACGTTCAACTAATAATCAAAGTGCGGTGGAAGCGTCAACTAAAATGAAAAAcgagaaggaagggaatggaGGTAAATCAGAAGCTGGCAAATCTAGCACCACCATCCAACTGCTAGGATCACTGTCAAAGGATGAAAGAGCAGAGCACAAGCTCCAACCTGAAAATAAGCTTCTAAAAGTTTCTATGAGAAGTGGGACAATAGCTCCACTAATCGGTAAGTCTGATAAGCTCACTTCACTTCCCGAAGATACAAGAAGGCTCAGTATTGCCGATGCTGAGCTGACTAGCATTAATTCAGAGAAGAAAAGTGAAGCTTTTGCTGTGTCAAAGTTTAACTTGGGGAATTCTAAGAAGACAGTTGATCAAAACAAATTAGGTAACAAGAGTCAATCAGGTGTTGGCCAGGCTGTTAGAAAAGCTTGTCTTAACGATGCCGGGGAAGTTGTAAATAGATCTGAACATGACAAGAGCTTGTTAGCCAAATCAGGAACAATTTTCAACGATTATTCTAGTGGGAGTTCTGAAGATGATGGAGTCAGAAATTCGGATTCCAGCACCAGAACTCCGTCAgctatttcattttcatctgACTATTCTGATGGAGAAAGCAATGCAAATCTGAACTCACCGCAGCATG GATCTTATGACTCAAAAACAAAGAACAGTGGTGGAAGAAGCATCAGAAAAGCAAA AAGCTCTTCAAGGGCCAAGAGTTTGACCTTAGATACAATCCTCAGAAGTTCGAGCAGATACAAGAAAGCTAAGCAAACAGCCGTTCAATCAGAGCTTGAGGACACCGAAAGTCAGCCTGTTGATTATGTTCCAGACAGTCTGGTTGATATCTAG